One segment of Mycolicibacterium neworleansense DNA contains the following:
- a CDS encoding DUF732 domain-containing protein: MKLAGLAVIGAAAAIAFAAPAYADPDTDFANELHTFGIYGQKDYNAWIGKIMCKRLHNGVDHNAQDSVGFVKKQLAKDSTDAQSWQFLGTAINYYCPDQRFIYEQAATQS, from the coding sequence ATGAAGCTTGCAGGGCTGGCAGTAATCGGCGCCGCGGCGGCTATCGCTTTCGCCGCTCCCGCATATGCCGATCCGGACACCGATTTCGCGAACGAGCTCCACACCTTCGGGATCTATGGGCAGAAGGACTACAACGCCTGGATCGGCAAGATCATGTGCAAGCGATTGCACAACGGCGTCGACCACAATGCCCAGGACTCGGTCGGTTTCGTGAAGAAGCAATTGGCCAAGGACAGCACCGACGCACAGTCGTGGCAGTTCCTGGGTACCGCCATCAATTACTACTGCCCGGATCAGCGCTTTATCTACGAACAGGCCGCTACGCAGTCGTAG
- a CDS encoding peptidoglycan endopeptidase translates to MALVQQVSGTPYISGGDSPAGTDCSGLASWVSNMATGRPVYGDRFNTGNQERALLARGFKYGSQPGALVIGWNSGHTAVTLPDGTPVSSGEGGHGVRVGGGGAYQRQFTHHMYLPMEVAAPQDAPVDAPLPFGAPPPPPAPIDPMAAPAPIDPFAPPPPADPMAAPAPMDPFAPPPPADAVPPVAPMDAPAPIMLDVPPPPAPPAPEEPAPVAI, encoded by the coding sequence ATGGCGCTTGTCCAGCAGGTTTCGGGCACGCCGTACATCTCCGGTGGAGATTCCCCGGCCGGTACTGACTGCTCCGGCCTGGCTTCCTGGGTCAGCAACATGGCCACCGGTCGACCGGTCTACGGGGACCGCTTCAACACGGGCAACCAGGAGCGGGCACTTCTGGCCCGTGGGTTCAAGTACGGCAGTCAGCCCGGCGCCCTGGTGATCGGCTGGAACAGCGGCCACACCGCCGTGACCCTCCCGGACGGCACGCCGGTGTCCTCGGGTGAGGGCGGCCACGGCGTGCGGGTCGGTGGCGGCGGCGCCTACCAGCGCCAGTTCACCCACCACATGTACCTGCCCATGGAGGTAGCAGCGCCGCAGGATGCGCCTGTGGACGCGCCCCTGCCCTTCGGCGCACCCCCGCCGCCCCCGGCCCCGATCGACCCGATGGCCGCTCCGGCCCCGATCGATCCCTTCGCACCGCCGCCCCCGGCCGACCCCATGGCCGCTCCGGCCCCGATGGACCCCTTCGCACCGCCGCCCCCGGCCGATGCCGTCCCGCCCGTCGCCCCGATGGACGCCCCGGCACCGATCATGCTCGACGTTCCGCCCCCTCCGGCGCCCCCGGCACCCGAGGAACCGGCTCCGGTCGCCATCTGA
- a CDS encoding MmpS family protein, which produces MTNATKTSRRKQFSISGLAKKFWIPLIIIAVVLVGGFTVMRVRTFFGAGDGTGIASAKVDDTKPFDPKVVVYEIYGEPGATADVNYLDLDAQPQRIDGVTLPWTLRLESTAPSVFPNIVAQGNGSTISCRITVDDELKDERTSNGVNAQTFCLVKSA; this is translated from the coding sequence ATGACCAACGCGACGAAAACCTCTCGCCGGAAGCAGTTCTCGATTTCAGGCCTGGCCAAGAAGTTCTGGATTCCGTTGATCATCATCGCGGTGGTGTTGGTCGGCGGATTCACGGTGATGCGGGTCCGCACGTTCTTCGGCGCCGGCGACGGAACCGGTATCGCCAGCGCCAAAGTCGATGACACCAAACCGTTCGACCCCAAGGTCGTGGTCTACGAGATCTACGGCGAGCCCGGCGCCACCGCCGACGTGAACTACCTCGATCTGGACGCCCAGCCCCAGCGCATCGACGGGGTGACCCTGCCGTGGACGCTGCGGCTGGAATCCACCGCCCCGTCGGTGTTCCCCAACATCGTGGCCCAGGGCAACGGCAGCACGATCAGCTGCCGCATCACCGTCGATGACGAACTCAAGGACGAGAGAACCTCCAACGGCGTGAACGCCCAGACCTTCTGCTTGGTGAAATCTGCATGA
- a CDS encoding alkaline phosphatase family protein, which yields MEPPRPDPDAPHLADVVPSVLAAMGAPGFDARISWPGPVRGACVLLIDGLGAELLATHAADAPVLTALADQSANRTLHVGFPSTTAAGLAAIGTGCRSGEHGFVGYSFRVPEAGPEFDVINALRWRPHPWGPDLRDRVIPEVVQPSPTTFERAGAAGFEVSVVSGAEHAHSGLTRAILRGARYVGVHALGDLAAEVIAAVAGNGFCYGYHADLDLVGHLHGPGSAAWRMQLRQVDRLVESVWAALPSECLLTVVADHGMVAVDRAAAIDIDECEPLRDGVVAVGGEARARHVYTAEGAADDVLAAWRATLGDSAWVMSQDEAIAAGWFGPRVRDDVRSRIGDVVAAARDSAALLRRSVEPMESALIGHHGSLTSAEQYVPLLSAIE from the coding sequence GTGGAGCCCCCGCGTCCCGATCCCGATGCACCGCACCTCGCCGATGTCGTCCCATCGGTACTCGCCGCGATGGGTGCCCCCGGATTCGACGCCCGGATCTCCTGGCCCGGCCCGGTCCGCGGCGCGTGCGTTCTGCTGATCGACGGACTCGGCGCCGAACTGCTCGCCACCCACGCCGCCGACGCGCCCGTTCTGACGGCCCTGGCCGACCAGTCGGCCAACCGGACGCTGCACGTCGGTTTTCCGTCCACCACGGCTGCCGGTTTGGCGGCGATCGGCACGGGCTGCCGTTCGGGTGAGCACGGATTCGTCGGCTACTCCTTTCGAGTCCCCGAAGCCGGTCCGGAATTCGACGTCATCAACGCGCTGCGGTGGCGTCCCCATCCGTGGGGCCCCGACCTGCGCGACCGGGTGATCCCCGAGGTGGTCCAGCCGTCGCCCACCACGTTCGAGCGCGCCGGGGCGGCGGGGTTCGAGGTCTCGGTGGTCTCGGGCGCCGAGCACGCCCATTCGGGCCTCACCCGGGCCATCCTGCGCGGCGCGCGCTACGTCGGGGTGCACGCTCTCGGCGACCTCGCCGCCGAGGTCATTGCGGCCGTCGCCGGCAACGGCTTCTGCTACGGCTACCACGCCGACCTCGATCTGGTCGGCCACCTGCACGGCCCCGGGTCGGCGGCGTGGCGCATGCAGTTGCGCCAGGTCGACCGCCTGGTGGAGTCGGTGTGGGCGGCCCTGCCGTCCGAGTGCCTGCTCACCGTGGTGGCCGACCACGGCATGGTGGCGGTGGACCGGGCCGCGGCGATCGACATCGACGAATGCGAACCCCTGCGCGACGGGGTGGTCGCCGTCGGTGGCGAAGCGCGTGCCCGTCACGTCTACACCGCCGAGGGAGCCGCCGATGACGTTCTTGCGGCATGGCGTGCCACGCTCGGCGATTCCGCGTGGGTGATGTCGCAGGACGAGGCGATCGCGGCCGGCTGGTTCGGTCCCCGGGTCCGTGACGATGTGCGATCTCGCATCGGAGATGTCGTGGCGGCGGCACGCGACTCGGCCGCATTGCTGCGGCGATCGGTCGAGCCCATGGAGTCGGCATTGATCGGTCACCACGGTTCACTGACGAGCGCAGAGCAGTATGTCCCGCTGCTTTCTGCAATCGAATGA
- a CDS encoding acyltransferase family protein: MRGAEIKALTGLRIVAAVWVVLFHFRPLLYQVAPDFTEALAPVLDRGAQGVDLFFILSGFVLTWNYIDRMGPTWSTRATLHFLWLRLSRVWPVYLVTLHLAALWLIFTLNVGHIPPEDTSGYNAVSYVRQLFLVQLWFEPYFDGSSWDGPAWSISAEWLAYLLFGALIMVVFRIARATRARSLVLLAIAAAVPPVVLLMATGHFYTPWSWLPRIVMQFTAGALACAAVRKLHLTERTQKRAGYLSIVLGAVIVGGLYFFDKHPMNTVGDAGGIVDILFVPQVVAMAVGVGSLPALLSTRLLVYGGQISFGLYMVHELVHTAWIWTTRQFEVTLTPTLSGKATLLGLFAISLVGAIALYHLVEEPARRWMRRMVDIRPVEQANTRLHRIDTETPDRSDEVPARAG, encoded by the coding sequence GTGCGCGGCGCAGAGATCAAGGCCCTGACGGGACTGCGCATCGTTGCAGCGGTGTGGGTGGTGCTGTTCCACTTCCGTCCCCTGCTCTACCAGGTGGCACCCGATTTCACCGAGGCGCTGGCCCCCGTGCTCGACCGGGGTGCCCAGGGCGTGGACCTCTTCTTCATCCTCAGCGGATTCGTCCTGACCTGGAACTACATCGACCGGATGGGACCGACCTGGTCCACCCGGGCCACGTTGCACTTCTTGTGGCTGCGTTTGTCGCGGGTATGGCCGGTGTACCTCGTCACGCTGCACCTGGCCGCGCTGTGGCTGATATTCACGCTCAACGTCGGGCACATCCCGCCCGAAGACACCAGCGGCTACAACGCCGTCAGCTATGTGCGCCAGTTGTTCCTGGTTCAGCTGTGGTTTGAGCCCTACTTCGACGGTTCCAGCTGGGACGGTCCCGCCTGGTCGATCAGTGCCGAATGGTTGGCCTACCTGCTATTCGGGGCGCTGATCATGGTCGTCTTCCGGATCGCGCGGGCCACCCGGGCGCGGAGCCTGGTGCTGCTGGCCATCGCCGCCGCCGTGCCACCTGTGGTGCTCCTGATGGCCACCGGCCACTTCTACACACCGTGGAGCTGGCTGCCCCGGATCGTCATGCAGTTCACCGCCGGTGCGCTGGCCTGCGCCGCGGTACGCAAACTGCACCTGACGGAGCGGACCCAGAAGCGGGCGGGCTACCTGTCGATCGTGTTGGGCGCCGTCATCGTCGGCGGACTGTACTTCTTCGACAAGCACCCGATGAACACCGTCGGCGACGCCGGCGGCATCGTCGACATCCTGTTCGTCCCGCAGGTGGTCGCCATGGCGGTCGGAGTCGGCAGTCTGCCGGCGTTGCTGTCCACCAGGCTGCTGGTCTACGGCGGACAGATCTCGTTCGGCCTGTACATGGTGCACGAGTTGGTCCATACCGCTTGGATCTGGACCACTCGTCAGTTCGAGGTGACGCTGACGCCCACACTCTCAGGCAAGGCGACACTGCTGGGCCTGTTCGCGATCAGCCTGGTCGGCGCCATCGCGCTCTATCACCTCGTCGAGGAGCCGGCCAGGCGGTGGATGCGCAGGATGGTCGACATCCGGCCCGTCGAGCAGGCCAATACCAGGCTGCACCGGATCGACACCGAGACCCCGGACCGGTCCGACGAGGTTCCGGCACGCGCGGGCTGA
- the yaaA gene encoding peroxide stress protein YaaA produces MIVLLPPSETKRTGGDGPPVRLDILSSPQLTPLRRALIDELVDLAADPPACRKALGISAGQDVEIERNAALRQAPTMPAIERYTGVLYDALDVGSLRGAAATRARARLAVGSALFGLLRADDPVPAYRLSASSKLPGQPGLARRWRPLLEPVLADIAAGELIVDLRSGSYAGLGRIPGAVRVQVLAEHTDGHRTVVSHFNKAHKGHLARALVSSRSEPDDAAAVAAVARRAGMQVERDGAELTVVVPA; encoded by the coding sequence GTGATCGTGCTCTTGCCACCGTCGGAGACCAAACGCACCGGCGGGGACGGCCCGCCGGTGCGTTTGGATATTCTGAGCTCGCCGCAACTCACCCCGCTTCGCCGGGCGCTGATCGACGAACTCGTCGACCTTGCTGCCGACCCGCCGGCGTGCCGGAAGGCCCTGGGTATCTCCGCCGGCCAGGATGTCGAGATCGAGCGCAACGCCGCACTGCGGCAGGCGCCCACCATGCCCGCCATCGAGCGCTACACCGGCGTGCTGTACGACGCCCTCGACGTCGGATCCCTTCGCGGCGCGGCTGCGACACGGGCCCGCGCCAGACTGGCCGTCGGATCGGCGTTGTTCGGCCTGCTTCGGGCCGACGATCCCGTACCGGCCTACCGGCTCTCGGCCTCATCGAAGCTGCCCGGACAGCCCGGCCTGGCCAGACGCTGGCGTCCGTTGTTGGAGCCGGTGTTGGCCGACATCGCCGCCGGCGAACTGATCGTGGACCTACGCTCCGGTTCGTATGCCGGGTTGGGCCGTATCCCCGGTGCCGTCAGGGTGCAGGTCCTGGCCGAACACACCGACGGTCACCGCACCGTGGTCAGCCACTTCAACAAGGCCCACAAGGGCCACCTGGCCCGTGCGCTCGTCAGCTCCCGAAGCGAACCGGACGATGCCGCCGCCGTGGCAGCGGTCGCCCGTCGAGCCGGTATGCAGGTGGAGCGTGACGGCGCTGAGTTGACCGTCGTGGTGCCGGCCTGA
- a CDS encoding ArsR/SmtB family transcription factor codes for MDEVFKALSDPNRRLLLDSLNDRDGQSLRELCSGLSMARQSVSKHLAVLEAANLVTTVRQGREKLHYLNAEPINAIAERWIDHYDSTRGQTLTDLKTVLESPTAEFVYTTYIRTTPERLWQAITNPAFSHGYLGHAIESEWQKGSTYVWVEDVVRIEDPEQVIVESDPYQRLAFTFHTFTPELRQVAPQLSEDTIAGAAAERRSRVSFDIESVGDHVKLTVIHDGFDPGSAVRDMISQSWPLKLSSLKSGLEQAD; via the coding sequence GTGGACGAAGTCTTCAAAGCGCTGTCGGACCCGAATCGGCGGCTACTGCTCGACAGCCTCAACGACCGCGACGGGCAGTCTCTGCGGGAACTCTGCAGCGGCCTGTCGATGGCCCGACAATCGGTCAGCAAGCATCTGGCAGTCCTGGAGGCGGCCAACCTCGTCACCACCGTCCGCCAGGGACGGGAGAAGCTGCACTACCTCAACGCCGAGCCCATCAATGCCATCGCGGAGCGCTGGATCGATCATTACGACTCCACCAGGGGTCAGACCCTCACCGACCTCAAGACGGTGTTGGAGAGCCCCACCGCGGAGTTCGTGTACACCACCTATATCCGCACCACTCCGGAACGGCTGTGGCAGGCGATCACCAATCCGGCGTTTTCCCACGGCTACCTGGGTCACGCGATCGAATCCGAGTGGCAGAAGGGGTCGACCTACGTCTGGGTCGAGGACGTCGTTCGCATCGAGGACCCCGAGCAGGTGATCGTCGAGTCCGATCCCTACCAGCGGCTGGCTTTCACGTTCCACACGTTCACGCCCGAACTGCGGCAGGTCGCCCCGCAGCTGAGCGAGGACACCATCGCCGGGGCCGCGGCCGAACGCCGGTCACGAGTGTCGTTCGACATCGAATCCGTCGGGGACCACGTGAAGCTCACTGTGATCCACGACGGATTCGACCCGGGCAGCGCCGTGCGGGACATGATCTCGCAGAGCTGGCCGCTCAAGCTGTCCAGCCTCAAGTCCGGGCTGGAACAGGCCGATTAG
- a CDS encoding MMPL/RND family transporter — protein sequence MSAHDAQTDAFPVTGPKHAQHGGIAKWIRRLAVPIIIGWIVLIGILNTVVPQLEEVGKMRSVSMSPDQAPSMIAMKRVGEVFQEFKSNSSVMVVLEGDEPLDIKAHDYYDEIVDKLEADKKHVEHVQDFWGDPLTASGAQSADGHAAYVQVYTAGNQGEALANESVEAVQEIVESVQAPPGVKAYVTGPAALAADQHIAGDRSVKIIEALTFTVIIIMLLLVYRSIITVVLTLVMVVLSLSAARGLIAFLGYYDVIGLSTFATNLLVTLAIAAATDYAIFLIGRYQEARSVGEDREQAYYTMFHGTAHVVMGSGLTIAGATLCLHFTNLPYFQSLGIPLAIGMVTVVVAALTLGSAIITVASKFGKTLEPRRAMRTRGWRKVGAAVVRWPGPILIATIALSLIGLLTLPGYRTNYNDRKYLPADLPANTGYAASDRHFSQARMNPELLLIESDHDLRNSADFLVVDRIAKRIFQVPGISRVQAITRPQGTPIEHTSIPFQISMQGTTQMMNMKYMQDRMKDMLKMADEMQTTVDTMQQMLVLVKEMSDTTHSMVSKMHTMVDDVAEMRDHIADFDDFFRPIRNYLYWEPKCFNIPLCWSIRSIFDTLDGIDTMTDDIQKMMPDMDRLDQLMPQMLTIMPPMIATMKNMKNMMLTMQATMGGLQDQMEAMMENQTAMGQAFDASKNDDSFYLPPETFENPDFKRGMKMFLSPDGHAVRFIISHEGDPMSPEGISHIAAIQNAAKEAIKGTPLEGSKIYLGGTASTFKDMQEGANYDLLIAGIAALCLIFIIMLILTRSVVAAAVIVGTVVLSLGASFGLSVLIWQHLIGLELHWMVIAMAVIVLLAVGADYNLLLVSRFKEEIHAGLNTGIIRAMGGTGSVVTSAGLVFAFTMMSMAVSELAVIGQVGTTIGLGLLFDTLVIRSFMTPSIAALMGKWFWWPQRVRQRPLPAPWPTPVQRDPQDSLV from the coding sequence ATGAGCGCTCACGACGCCCAGACCGACGCTTTCCCGGTCACCGGGCCGAAGCATGCCCAGCACGGCGGGATCGCCAAGTGGATCCGTCGTTTGGCAGTGCCGATCATCATCGGCTGGATCGTCCTCATCGGCATCCTGAATACCGTTGTGCCCCAGCTCGAAGAGGTGGGCAAGATGCGCTCGGTGTCGATGAGCCCCGACCAGGCTCCGTCGATGATCGCGATGAAGCGTGTCGGCGAGGTGTTCCAGGAGTTCAAGTCCAACAGCTCGGTGATGGTCGTGCTCGAGGGCGACGAGCCGCTCGACATCAAGGCGCACGATTACTACGACGAGATCGTCGACAAGCTCGAGGCCGACAAGAAGCACGTCGAGCATGTCCAGGATTTCTGGGGCGATCCGCTCACTGCCTCGGGCGCCCAGAGCGCCGACGGGCATGCCGCCTACGTGCAGGTCTACACCGCCGGTAACCAGGGCGAGGCGCTGGCCAACGAATCCGTCGAAGCGGTCCAGGAGATCGTCGAGAGTGTGCAGGCCCCTCCAGGGGTCAAGGCCTACGTGACCGGACCCGCCGCACTGGCCGCCGACCAGCACATCGCCGGTGACCGAAGCGTGAAGATCATCGAGGCGCTCACCTTCACCGTGATCATCATCATGCTGCTGTTGGTCTACCGCTCCATCATCACGGTGGTGCTCACCCTGGTCATGGTGGTGCTGTCCCTGTCCGCGGCCCGCGGCCTGATCGCATTCCTGGGCTACTACGACGTCATCGGGCTCTCGACCTTCGCCACGAACCTGTTGGTGACGCTGGCCATCGCGGCGGCCACCGACTACGCGATCTTCCTGATCGGCCGATATCAAGAGGCCCGAAGTGTCGGCGAAGACCGGGAACAGGCCTACTACACGATGTTCCACGGAACGGCGCACGTGGTGATGGGCTCGGGTCTGACCATCGCCGGCGCCACGCTGTGCCTGCACTTCACCAACCTGCCCTACTTCCAGTCACTGGGTATCCCGCTGGCCATCGGCATGGTCACGGTGGTCGTCGCCGCCCTGACCCTCGGCTCGGCGATCATCACGGTGGCCAGCAAGTTCGGCAAGACGCTGGAACCCCGGCGGGCCATGCGCACCCGCGGGTGGCGCAAGGTTGGTGCGGCCGTGGTGCGCTGGCCCGGTCCGATCCTGATCGCCACCATCGCCTTGTCACTCATCGGTCTGCTGACGCTGCCGGGGTACCGGACCAACTACAACGACCGCAAGTACCTGCCCGCCGATCTGCCGGCCAACACCGGATACGCCGCATCCGACCGGCACTTCTCCCAGGCCCGCATGAACCCCGAGCTGCTCTTGATCGAGAGCGATCACGATCTGCGCAACTCAGCGGACTTCCTCGTCGTCGACCGCATCGCCAAGCGAATCTTCCAGGTGCCCGGTATTTCTCGGGTCCAGGCCATCACGCGCCCGCAGGGAACGCCGATCGAGCACACCTCGATCCCGTTCCAGATCAGCATGCAGGGCACGACCCAGATGATGAACATGAAATACATGCAAGACCGCATGAAGGACATGTTGAAGATGGCCGACGAGATGCAGACGACCGTCGACACCATGCAGCAGATGCTGGTGCTGGTGAAGGAGATGTCCGACACCACTCACAGCATGGTGTCCAAGATGCACACCATGGTCGACGACGTGGCCGAAATGCGGGACCACATCGCCGATTTCGACGATTTCTTCCGTCCGATCCGCAATTACCTGTACTGGGAACCGAAGTGCTTCAACATCCCGCTGTGCTGGTCGATCCGGTCGATCTTCGACACCCTTGACGGCATCGACACCATGACCGACGACATCCAGAAGATGATGCCGGACATGGATCGTCTCGATCAGCTGATGCCGCAGATGCTCACGATCATGCCGCCGATGATCGCGACGATGAAGAACATGAAGAACATGATGCTGACCATGCAGGCCACGATGGGCGGCCTTCAGGATCAGATGGAAGCGATGATGGAGAACCAGACGGCCATGGGCCAGGCGTTCGACGCTTCCAAGAACGACGACTCGTTCTATCTGCCACCGGAGACCTTCGAGAATCCGGACTTCAAGCGCGGCATGAAGATGTTCCTGTCCCCCGACGGGCACGCGGTGCGGTTCATCATCAGCCACGAGGGCGACCCGATGAGCCCTGAGGGAATCTCGCATATCGCGGCGATTCAGAATGCCGCCAAGGAGGCGATCAAGGGCACCCCGCTGGAGGGCTCCAAGATCTATCTCGGCGGCACCGCCTCCACCTTCAAGGACATGCAGGAAGGCGCCAACTACGACCTGCTGATCGCCGGCATCGCGGCACTGTGCCTGATTTTCATCATCATGCTGATCCTCACGCGCAGCGTGGTGGCCGCGGCGGTGATCGTGGGCACCGTGGTGCTGTCCCTCGGCGCGTCCTTCGGTCTGTCGGTGCTGATCTGGCAGCACCTGATCGGCCTGGAACTGCACTGGATGGTGATCGCGATGGCGGTCATCGTGCTGCTGGCCGTGGGTGCGGACTACAACCTGCTACTGGTCTCCCGGTTCAAAGAGGAGATACATGCGGGCTTGAACACCGGCATCATCCGCGCCATGGGCGGCACCGGCTCGGTGGTCACCTCCGCGGGCCTGGTGTTCGCCTTCACCATGATGTCGATGGCGGTCAGCGAGCTGGCGGTGATCGGCCAGGTGGGCACCACGATCGGCCTGGGTCTGCTGTTCGACACCCTGGTCATCCGGTCCTTCATGACCCCGTCCATCGCGGCCTTGATGGGCAAGTGGTTCTGGTGGCCCCAGCGGGTGCGTCAGCGTCCGCTGCCGGCACCGTGGCCCACTCCGGTCCAGCGCGACCCGCAGGACTCCCTGGTCTAA
- a CDS encoding GlxA family transcriptional regulator, whose amino-acid sequence MAQGAGPREIVIVVFDGMKLLDAAGPAEVFAEANRFGADYRIRIASADGADVTTSIGTTFTVTDRISEIDGVDTVLVSGGDNLVGRPIDPGLVASLRDLPARTHRLASICTGSFILAEAGLLDGRRATTHWRHTRLLARAYPGISVEPDAIFVRDGDVYTSAGVSAGIDLALALVESDYGTDLVRDVARSLVVYLKRAGGQSQFSTLVESDAPAESALRRVTEAIAADPTADHSVKNLAALASLSTRQLTRLFQAELDTTPARYVETVRIDAARAALDAGRPVGEAARLAGFGSAETLRRVFVGNLGVSPRAYRDRFRSTSSG is encoded by the coding sequence ATGGCACAGGGTGCGGGACCACGTGAGATCGTGATCGTGGTGTTCGACGGGATGAAACTGCTCGACGCCGCGGGACCCGCCGAGGTTTTCGCCGAGGCCAACCGGTTCGGCGCCGACTACCGGATCCGGATCGCCTCGGCCGACGGCGCCGACGTCACCACCTCGATCGGCACGACGTTCACGGTGACGGACCGAATCTCGGAAATCGACGGCGTGGACACCGTATTGGTCTCCGGCGGGGACAATCTCGTGGGCCGCCCGATCGACCCCGGACTGGTGGCGTCGCTGCGGGACCTGCCCGCCCGGACGCATCGGCTGGCGTCGATCTGCACCGGCTCCTTCATCCTGGCCGAGGCCGGTCTGCTCGACGGTCGCCGGGCCACCACGCACTGGCGGCACACGCGGCTACTGGCGCGTGCCTACCCCGGCATCTCGGTCGAGCCCGATGCGATTTTCGTCCGGGACGGAGACGTCTATACCTCAGCAGGTGTGTCGGCGGGCATCGACCTGGCCTTGGCACTGGTGGAATCGGACTACGGAACCGACCTGGTGCGCGACGTCGCGCGGTCACTGGTCGTCTACCTCAAACGTGCCGGCGGCCAGTCCCAGTTCTCCACACTGGTCGAGTCGGACGCACCGGCCGAGTCGGCGTTGCGTCGGGTCACCGAGGCGATCGCGGCTGACCCGACTGCCGACCACAGCGTGAAAAACCTTGCGGCACTGGCCTCGTTGAGTACCCGACAGTTGACCCGGCTGTTTCAGGCCGAGCTGGACACCACCCCGGCGCGCTACGTCGAAACGGTGCGGATCGATGCCGCACGAGCAGCCCTCGACGCGGGGCGCCCGGTGGGTGAAGCGGCCCGGCTGGCCGGGTTCGGCAGCGCCGAAACCCTACGACGAGTATTCGTCGGCAACCTCGGGGTGTCACCAAGGGCCTACCGGGACCGCTTCCGCAGCACATCCAGCGGCTGA
- a CDS encoding DUF5078 domain-containing protein: protein MLNRKSVTNLIRTGVAACAVAGSLAGAGIASADATDDYPIPNRILRTPCTAEQIMAAARDVEPVYYERYMIDYNNKPVADQQGAQDRIHWFFSMDYAGRRQYSENMATNAFFENMSWRWPNWAKLFFNNKGVAANTTDICMNYPPNDMSVWNWR from the coding sequence ATGTTGAACCGCAAGAGTGTCACGAACCTGATCCGAACCGGCGTGGCTGCATGCGCAGTGGCCGGCAGCCTGGCCGGGGCCGGCATCGCCTCCGCCGACGCCACCGACGACTATCCGATCCCCAACCGGATCCTGCGGACGCCGTGCACGGCCGAGCAGATCATGGCCGCCGCCCGCGACGTCGAGCCGGTGTACTACGAGCGCTACATGATCGACTACAACAACAAGCCGGTCGCCGATCAGCAGGGCGCGCAAGACCGGATCCACTGGTTCTTCTCGATGGACTACGCGGGCCGCCGCCAGTACTCCGAGAACATGGCCACCAACGCGTTCTTCGAGAACATGTCCTGGCGCTGGCCGAACTGGGCCAAGCTGTTCTTCAACAACAAGGGCGTCGCGGCCAACACCACCGACATCTGCATGAACTACCCGCCCAACGACATGTCCGTGTGGAACTGGCGTTAG
- a CDS encoding Rv0518 family GDSL lipase → MSRLTTFIVSLALLVGLFAQAPQRRYVNSGLDPQINHIAVIGDSYTTGMLAEGGMGPRNWAPLAWQELAQRGVQVDADVVAEGGAGYEARGNRGSVFADLTARAVQPDDALIVFFGSRNDKDSDLGAVTRLSHDALTRARQSAPTARMLVIGPPWVNADVPPNLLGVRDILRDQARQVGATFVDPIAERWFFDRPELIGADGIHPTDAGHAYMADKIAPLIGKELPRWV, encoded by the coding sequence GTGAGTCGTCTGACCACTTTCATTGTTTCGCTCGCCCTCCTGGTGGGGCTGTTCGCGCAGGCCCCTCAACGGCGTTATGTCAACTCGGGCCTGGATCCGCAGATCAACCACATCGCGGTGATCGGGGACTCCTACACCACCGGCATGCTCGCCGAGGGCGGTATGGGGCCGAGGAACTGGGCTCCGCTGGCCTGGCAGGAGTTGGCGCAACGCGGCGTCCAGGTGGATGCCGATGTGGTTGCCGAGGGTGGCGCCGGCTATGAGGCTCGCGGCAACCGCGGCAGCGTGTTCGCCGACCTGACCGCCAGGGCCGTGCAACCCGACGACGCGTTGATCGTCTTCTTCGGGTCGCGCAACGACAAGGACTCTGATCTTGGCGCCGTCACCCGGTTGAGCCACGATGCCCTGACCCGAGCCCGGCAATCCGCGCCCACCGCCCGGATGCTGGTGATCGGTCCGCCGTGGGTGAATGCCGATGTGCCGCCGAATCTGCTGGGTGTTCGCGACATCTTGCGGGACCAAGCTCGGCAGGTGGGTGCGACGTTCGTCGATCCGATCGCCGAGCGGTGGTTCTTCGACCGTCCCGAGTTGATCGGCGCCGACGGAATCCACCCGACCGACGCCGGTCACGCCTACATGGCCGACAAGATCGCACCGCTGATCGGCAAGGAACTTCCGCGCTGGGTGTGA